From the Kogia breviceps isolate mKogBre1 chromosome 3, mKogBre1 haplotype 1, whole genome shotgun sequence genome, one window contains:
- the POLE2 gene encoding DNA polymerase epsilon subunit 2 — MAPERLRSRVLSNFKLRGLLLRGEAIKYLTEALQSINEVELEDALEKIIDAVEKQPLSSNMIERSVVEAAVQECSQSVDETVEHIFNIIGAFDIPRLVYNSERKKFLPLLMTNHPAPNLFGTARDKAELFRERYTILHQRTHRHELFTPPVIGSHPDESGSKFQLKTVETLLGSTTKIGDVIILGMITQLKEGKFFLEDPTGTVQLDLSKAQFHSGLYTESCLVLAEGWFEDQVFHVNAFGFPPTEPSSTTRAYYGNINFFGGPSNTSVKTSAKLKQLEDENKDAMFVFISDVWLDQVEVLEKLHTMFSGYSPAPPTCFILCGNFSSVPYGKNQVQALKDSLKTLADIICEYPNIHQSSRFVFVPGPEDPGFGSILPRPPFAESITNEFRQRVPFSVFTTNPCRIQYCTQEIIVFREDLVNKMCRNCVRFPSSNLDIPNHFVKTILSQGHLTPLPLYVCPVYWAYDYALRVYPVPDLLVIADKYDPFTLTNTECLCINPGSFPRSGFSFKVFYPSSKIVEDSKLQGF, encoded by the exons ATGGCGCCGGAGCGGCTGCGGAGTAGGGTGCTCTCTAACTTCAAGCTGCGCGGCTTGCTGCTCCGGGG TGAAGCTATTAAGTACCTCACAGAAGCTCTTCAGTCTATCAATGAAGTAGAGCTTGAAGATGCACTGGAAAAGATCATTGATGCAGTTGAAAAGCAACCCT TGTCATCAAACATGATCGAACGGTCTGTAGTGGAAGCAGCAGTCCAGGAATGCAGTCAGTCAGTAGATGAAACTGT AGAACATATTTTCAATATCATAGGAGCATTTGATATCCCACGCCTTGTGtacaattcagaaagaaaaaaatttcttcc TTTATTAATGACCAACCACCCTGCACCAAATTTATTTGGGACAGCAAGAGATAAAGCAGAGCTGTTTCGTGAACGATACACAATTTTGCACCAG aGGACCCACAGACATGAATTATTTACTCCTCCAGTGATAGGTTCTCACCCTGATGAAAGCGGAAGCAAATTCCAG CTTAAGACAGTAGAAACCCTATTGGGCAGTACAACCAAGATCGGAGATGTGATTATTCTTGGAATGATAACCCAGTTAAAAGAG ggaaaatTTTTTCTGGAAGATCCTACAGGAACAGTACAACTGGATCTTAGTAAAGCT CAGTTTCATAGCGGTTTATACACAGAGTCATGCCTTGTCTTAGCAGAGG GTTGGTTTGAAGATCAGGTGTTTCATGTCAATGCCTTTGGATTTCCACCCACTGAACCCTCTAGTACTACTAG GGCATACTatggaaatattaatttttttggaggGCCTTCTAATACATCTGTGAAGACTTCTGCAAAACTAAAACAACTAGAGGATGAGAATAAAGATGCCATGTTTGTGTTTATATCTGATGTTTGGTTGGACCAAGTAGAAGTATTGGAAAAACTTCACACCATGTTTTCTG gttaTTCACCAGCACCTCCAACTTGCTTTATTCTGTGTGGCAAtttttcatctgtaccatatgGAAAAAATCAGGTTCAAGCTTTGAAAG attcccTAAAAACTTTGGCAGATATAATATGTGAATACCCAAATATTCACCAAAG TAGTCGATTTGTGTTTGTACCTGGTCCAGAGGATCCTGGATTTGGTTCCATCTTACCAAG GCCGCCATTTGCTGAAAGCATCACTAATGAATTCAGACAAAGAGTACCATTTTCAGTTTTTACTACTAATCCTTGCAG aattcAGTATTGTACACAAGAAATTATTGTCTTTCGTGAAGACTTAGTGAATAAAATGTGCAGAAACTGTGTCCGTTTTCCCAGTAGCAATTTGGATATTCCTAATCAT TTTGTAAAGACTATCTTATCCCAAGGACACCTGACTCCTCTCCCTCTTTATGTCTGCCCGGTGTATTGGGCGTATGACTATGCTCTGAGAGTGTACCCTGTGCCTGACTTACTTGTCATCGCAGACAAATACGATCCTTTTACTTTGACCAATACCGAATGCCTCTGCATAAACCCT GGCTCTTTTCCAAGAAGTGGATTTTCATTCAAAGTTTTTTATCCTTCCAGTAAGATAGTAGAAGATAG caaACTCCAAGGTTTTTGA